A part of Candidatus Delongbacteria bacterium genomic DNA contains:
- a CDS encoding T9SS type A sorting domain-containing protein, with translation MRISRLFTSVLAVVGLALSAQAVVGWGNIQWPIPGSTQPSNSAITVYSQVWKGGCTDMPGACADLVPTLYYKMPSEGSFSAVAMAYNTDSGSNDEYMGQIPQTSLAESQVLFYIEYMDVSDQSFFYPDGYSEFEPAYYDIVQATLNDFELTLCVDMHCTQVGDPGVSGSFNGWAFLGLNSTPNPNVWCTTITIPAGSSPTVYFKFRNPGVNDWENIGDRVYTIADGATSDGLALHWDNVSDCPTSGTEDLPGAFNLSPAYPNPFNPSTTIAFAMAHTAEVRLVVSDLAGRTVATLVDGMVASGAHEVTFDASSLASGVYVYTLSSEGQSRSQKMVLLK, from the coding sequence ATGCGCATCTCTCGTCTGTTCACATCCGTGCTGGCCGTCGTTGGTCTGGCACTCAGCGCCCAGGCCGTGGTCGGCTGGGGCAATATCCAGTGGCCGATTCCCGGTTCGACCCAGCCCTCGAACTCCGCGATCACCGTGTACAGCCAGGTCTGGAAGGGCGGCTGCACCGACATGCCCGGCGCCTGTGCCGATCTGGTGCCGACCCTGTACTACAAAATGCCCAGCGAAGGCAGCTTCAGTGCGGTGGCGATGGCCTACAATACCGACAGCGGAAGCAACGACGAGTACATGGGGCAGATTCCGCAGACTTCTCTGGCCGAATCCCAGGTGCTGTTCTATATCGAGTACATGGATGTCAGCGACCAGTCGTTCTTCTATCCTGATGGCTACTCCGAGTTCGAACCGGCCTACTACGACATCGTCCAGGCCACATTGAATGATTTTGAGCTGACCCTCTGCGTTGACATGCATTGCACCCAAGTGGGCGATCCCGGTGTGTCCGGCTCATTCAACGGTTGGGCCTTTCTGGGTCTGAACTCCACACCGAACCCGAATGTCTGGTGCACCACGATCACCATTCCGGCAGGTTCCTCACCCACCGTATACTTCAAGTTCCGCAACCCCGGCGTCAACGACTGGGAAAACATCGGCGACCGTGTCTACACCATTGCCGATGGTGCCACCAGCGATGGCCTCGCCCTGCACTGGGACAACGTCAGCGATTGCCCCACCAGTGGCACCGAGGATCTCCCCGGCGCTTTCAACCTGAGCCCCGCCTACCCCAATCCCTTCAACCCCAGCACCACCATCGCCTTCGCGATGGCGCACACCGCGGAAGTCCGTCTGGTCGTCAGTGACCTGGCCGGCCGCACCGTGGCGACGCTCGTTGATGGAATGGTGGCCAGTGGAGCCCATGAGGTCACCTTCGACGCCTCCAGCCTCGCCAGTGGCGTGTACGTGTACACCCTGAGCAGCGAAGGCCAGAGCCGCAGTCAGAAGATGGTCCTCCTGAAGTAG
- a CDS encoding YbjN domain-containing protein codes for MRANPMETILEYFNELDWDHRFYPEDGSVDATYNGSNGTWQCRAVWDGQAEIFTFYSFLPLTIPIEKRYVLMELVTRLNLGQRYGDFELDLNTGSLALKTYLLCREHSLNREQINDAIGGNLALLDDHLHLLIKMVYTDLSPLEAYEEAMLDEEHRFGTEDEEADGDDED; via the coding sequence ATGCGCGCCAATCCGATGGAAACCATCCTCGAGTATTTCAACGAGCTGGACTGGGACCATCGCTTCTATCCGGAAGATGGTTCCGTCGATGCCACCTACAACGGCTCCAACGGCACCTGGCAATGTCGGGCCGTCTGGGACGGGCAGGCCGAGATCTTCACCTTCTATTCTTTCCTGCCGCTGACGATTCCCATCGAGAAGCGCTATGTGCTGATGGAACTGGTGACCCGGCTGAACCTGGGCCAGCGCTACGGAGACTTCGAGCTCGACCTGAACACGGGCAGTCTGGCCCTGAAGACCTATCTGCTGTGTCGCGAACACTCGCTCAACCGCGAACAGATCAACGACGCCATCGGGGGCAATCTGGCGCTGCTGGACGACCATCTGCACCTGTTGATCAAGATGGTCTACACCGACCTCAGCCCGCTGGAAGCCTACGAAGAAGCCATGCTCGATGAAGAACACCGTTTCGGCACCGAAGACGAAGAAGCCGACGGCGACGACGAAGACTGA